CCAGGGATTCTATGGACTTGCGCCGGTCGATCCACTCCGGCGGTACGATCAGGGGTCGGGGCAAATTTTCGTCGTAGAGAATCGCGACGCCCGTGAGGGCTGCGAGTTGGCGGCTGGTGTCCCACCAGGCAAGAAGCAGCGCATCGTCCGGCACGTGCTCGGCGACTGCCTCTGCAAGCAGATCGAGGTCCTGCGGCCGGCCGGCTAGCGCCAGCGGCACGGCGCCGGTGGCATTCTGCCAATCGAGCAGTACCGGTGCCGCCCCCTCGCCAAGATCGGCGACGTGGAGTTCAGCGAGGTCCGCGCCGCTGTCGCTATGGCGCACGGCGAACTTGCGAATCGCCAGCTTGGCCGGTGCCCGCAGTGCGAGATCGGGGAACGCGGTGATGTTGCCTTCGGCGATAAGCTCGTAGCGGTAGGGCGCCGGCTTGGGCATGAGCAGGTCACAGCCTGCCCAGTCGACCAGCACGAAGCCAACGATGATGCATGCCCCGT
The sequence above is drawn from the Alphaproteobacteria bacterium genome and encodes:
- the haoB gene encoding hydroxylamine oxidation protein HaoB — its product is MVGFVLVDWAGCDLLMPKPAPYRYELIAEGNITAFPDLALRAPAKLAIRKFAVRHSDSGADLAELHVADLGEGAAPVLLDWQNATGAVPLALAGRPQDLDLLAEAVAEHVPDDALLLAWWDTSRQLAALTGVAILYDENLPRPLIVPPEWIDRRKSIESLERVFWRLPEDGGVGFGRFLDAMAATPAEGARALAEIAGGRRAFITVQLADAYKLALARPQIFGVGYRDFSRTGDIHSDIRQVKDWLAKQGFSIYAVELINVARNRVYYLADEKTADSLLAGLLPFGEFEPLELEELKLVANYGSYWVYEIMPPIAQ